The Panicum hallii strain FIL2 chromosome 9, PHallii_v3.1, whole genome shotgun sequence genome has a window encoding:
- the LOC112877794 gene encoding protein trichome birefringence-like 34, giving the protein MGARVGGQFDAVKMTGNTPPRKGRSTVASGGGGGGVEEAWLVAEAPVKKSHARAAECGVTVRFGHRGHFNWFVLLLLVLFIVLAVSITSNNDGSDGHEQREAATTVPPPPADDPADGEQVELVGECDMSSGRWVYDDVAYPLYEESACKFMSDQSACGKFGRTDLKYQHWKWQPHGCDLPRFDAARLLRRLRNKRLAFVGDSLNRNQWISMVCLIDTATPTLHKSMAGGNTSLVSFKIHEYNASVDFYWSPLLVESNSDDPVHHRVADRAVRAGSIARHARRWDDADVLVFNSYLWWRRPTMKVLRGSFEAAANAAAEGAHRAAYEVTDSLRAFELSIRTWSEWLELHVDRARTQLFFTSMSPTHLRSDEWEAGDDGASTNHQCYNETEPILAEGHRGRDTDPAFARAVEAEVARLAERGVAVRVLNVTQLSEHRKDAHPSVHRRQWSPPTAAEQAARARDPSSGADCIHWCLPGVPDVWNQMLYAHMAS; this is encoded by the exons ATGGGTGCAAGGGTCGGGGGTCAGTTCGACGCCGTGAAGATGACCGGGAACACCCCGCCGCGGAAGGGCCGAAGCACGGTCGcctcaggcggcggcggcggcggcgtcgaggaGGCGTGGCTGGTGGCGGAGGCGCCGGTGAAGAAGTCCCACGCGAGGGCGGCGGAGTGTGGCGTCACCGTCCGCTTCGGCCACCGCGGCCACTTCAACTGGttcgtgctgctgctgctcgtgcTGTTCATCGTCCTCGCCGTCTCGATCACcagcaacaacgacggcagcgaCGGCCACGAGCAGCGGGAGGCGGCGACGACcgtaccgccgccgcccgccgatgACCCCGCCGACGGCGAGCAGGTTGAACTTGTGGGCGAGTGCGACATGTCCTCCGGCCGGTGGGTGTACGACGACGTGGCGTACCCGCTGTATGAGGAGAGCGCGTGCAAGTTCATGTCGGATCAGTCGGCGTGCGGCAAGTTCGGGAGGACGGATCTCAAGTACCAGCACTGGAAATGGCAACCGCACGGCTGCGACCTTCCCAG GTTCGACGCGGCGCGGCTGCTCCGGCGGCTGCGCAACAAGCGGCTGGCGTTCGTCGGAGACTCGCTGAACCGGAACCAGTGGATATCCATGGTCTGCCTCATCGACACCGCCACACCGACGCTGCACAAGTCCATGGCCGGCGGCAACACCTCGCTCGTCTCCTTCAAGATACAT GAGTACAACGCGTCGGTGGACTTCTACTGGTCGCCGCTGCTGGTGGAGTCCAACTCGGACGACCCGGTGCACCACCGGGTCGCCgaccgcgccgtgcgcgccggCTCCATCGCCAGGCACGCCAGGCGCTGGGACGACGCCGACGTCCTCGTCTTCAACTCCTACCTCTGGTGGCGCCGCCCCACCATGAAAGTCCT GCGGGGATCGTTTGAGGCGGCGGCAaatgcggcggcggagggcgcgCACCGGGCGGCGTACGAGGTGACCGACAGCCTGCGGGCATTCGAGCTGTCGATCAGGACATGGTCGGAGTGGCTCGAGCTCCACGTCGACCGCGCCCGCACCCAGCTCTTCTTCACGAGCATGTCGCCGACGCACCTCCGCTCGGACGAGTGGGAAGCCGGCGACGATGGAGCCAGCACTAACCACCAGTGCTACAACGAGACGGAGCCGATCCTGGCGGAGGGGCACCGCGGGCGGGACACGGACCCGGCGTTCGCGCGCGCGGTGGAGGCGGAGGTggcgcggctggcggagcgCGGCGTGGCGGTGCGGGTGCTCAACGTGACGCAGCTGTCGGAGCACCGCAAGGACGCGCACCCGTCGGTGCACCGGCGGCAGTGGAGCCCGCCCACGGCGGCGGagcaggcggcgcgggcgcgcgacCCCAGCAGCGGCGCCGACTGCATCCACTGGTGCCTCCCCGGCGTGCCCGACGTCTGGAACCAGATGCTCTACGCGCACATGGCGTCCTGA
- the LOC112875723 gene encoding protein trichome birefringence-like 34 — MTVSVAQGRKARSTAAGAGCGGLEEAWLLVQAPATKQHHARAAVWGVTVGVGLRGRFYSLVLLVLVLLLVLTASVTTVDDNGEGGAKPQAATTTVPRSHGTGDGAGGVHHHAAGECDMSSGRWVYDGAAYPVYRESACRFMSDQTACEKFGRTDRRYQRWRWQPHGCDLPRFDAARLLLKLRDKRLAFVGDSLNRNQWVSMVCLIDTATPTLHKSMANNGSLVSFKIHEYNASVDFYWSPLLVESNSDHPVHHRVADRIVRAGSIAKHARRWADADVLVFNSYLWWRRPAIKVMWGSFEQAAAAEGDHGAAYEVADGLRAFELAIRTWSEWLELHVDRARTQLFFTSMSPTHLRSDEWEAGDDGASTNHQCYNETEPILAEGHRGRDTDPAFARAVEAEVARLAERGVAVRVLNVTQLSEHRKDAHPSVHRRQWSPPTAAELAARARDPSSGADCIHWCLPGVPDVWNQMLYAHIVAA; from the exons ATGACCGTGAGCGTCGCCCAAGGGCGGAAGGCCAGGAGtacggccgccggcgccggctgtGGCGGCCTCGAGGAGGCGTGGCTGCTGGTGCAGGCCCCGGCCACGAAGCAGCACCACGCGAGGGCGGCGGTGTGGGGCGTCACCGTCGGCGTCGGGCTACGGGGCCGCTTCTACTCgctcgtgctgctggtcctcGTGCTGCTCCTCGTCCTCACCGCCTCGGTCACCACCGTCGACGACAACGGCGAAGGCGGCGCCAAGCCGCAGGCGGCGACGACCACCGTGCCGCGTTCCCATGGcacaggcgacggcgcgggggGCGTTCATCATCATGCAGCCGGCGAGTGCGACATGTCATCGGGCCGGTGGGTGTACGACGGCGCGGCGTACCCGGTGTACAGGGAGAGCGCGTGCAGGTTCATGTCGGACCAGACGGCGTGCGAGAAGTTCGGGAGGACGGATCGCAGGTACCAGCGCTGGAGGTGGCAGCCGCACGGCTGCGACTTGCCGAG GTTCGATGCGGCGAGGCTTCTGCTGAAGCTGCGCGACAAGCGGCTGGCGTTCGTCGGCGACTCGCTGAACCGGAACCAGTGGGTGTCCATGGTCTGCCTCATCGACACCGCCACCCCGACGCTGCACAAGTCCATGGCCAACAATGGGTCTCTCGTCTCCTTCAAGATCCAT GAGTACAACGCGTCGGTGGATTTCTACTGGTCGCCGCTGCTTGTGGAGTCCAACTCCGACCACCCGGTGCACCACCGGGTCGCCGACCGCATCGTGCGGGCCGGCTCCATCGCCAAGCACGCCAGGCGCTGGGCCGACGCCGACGTCCTCGTCTTCAACTCCTACCTCTGGTGGCGCCGCCCCGCCATCAAAGTCAT GTGGGGGTCGTTTGaacaagcggcggcggcggagggcgatCACGGGGCGGCGTACGAGGTGGCCGACGGCCTGCGCGCGTTCGAGCTGGCGATCAGGACGTGGTCGGAGTGGCTCGAGCTCCACGTCGACCGCGCCCGCACCCAGCTCTTCTTCACAAGCATGTCGCCGACGCACCTCCGCTCGGACGAGTGGGAAGCCGGCGACGATGGAGCCAGCACTAACCACCAGTGCTACAACGAGACGGAGCCGATCCTGGCGGAGGGGCACCGCGGGCGGGACACGGACCCGGCGTTCGCGCGCGCGGTGGAGGCGGAGGTggcgcggctggcggagcgCGGCGTGGCGGTGCGGGTGCTCAACGTGACGCAGCTGTCGGAGCACCGCAAGGACGCGCACCCGTCGGTGCACCGGCGGCAGTGGAGCCCGCCCACAGCGGCGGAgctggcggcgcgggcgcgcgacCCCAGCAGCGGCGCCGACTGCATCCACTGGTGCCTCCCCGGCGTGCCCGACGTCTGGAACCAGATGCTCTACGCGCACATCGTGGCGGCGTGA